The Fructilactobacillus myrtifloralis genome contains a region encoding:
- a CDS encoding thymidine kinase has product MAQLFFRYGAMNSGKSIEIIKVAHNYEEQGKRVILLTSALDTREAPGMIESRIGLNRKAISIEPTANAFTIVKKAMTTNHQPVSCILVDEAQFLEKHHILELAQIVDELRIPVMAFGLKNDFQNHLFSGSKYLLLYADKLEEMKTICWFCEKKATMNLRLHNGQPVYEGEQVVMGGNESYYPVCRTHYNDPPLANQRKEDDNG; this is encoded by the coding sequence GTGGCGCAGCTTTTCTTTCGCTATGGGGCGATGAATAGTGGAAAATCAATCGAAATTATTAAGGTAGCACATAACTATGAAGAGCAGGGGAAGCGCGTGATTTTGCTGACGAGTGCCCTTGATACCCGCGAGGCGCCTGGGATGATTGAATCCCGGATCGGCTTGAACCGGAAGGCCATTTCCATTGAACCAACGGCCAACGCCTTTACCATTGTGAAAAAGGCGATGACGACTAACCACCAACCCGTAAGTTGCATTTTGGTGGACGAAGCCCAATTTTTAGAAAAGCATCATATTTTAGAACTAGCGCAGATCGTTGATGAACTTCGGATTCCCGTCATGGCCTTTGGCCTCAAAAACGACTTTCAAAACCACCTGTTTTCGGGTTCCAAGTACTTACTTCTGTACGCGGATAAACTCGAAGAAATGAAAACGATTTGTTGGTTTTGTGAGAAGAAGGCTACGATGAATCTCCGCCTCCACAACGGTCAGCCTGTGTATGAGGGCGAACAAGTCGTCATGGGCGGCAATGAATCGTATTATCCGGTCTGCCGGACCCACTACAACGATCCACCTTTAGCAAACCAGAGAAAAGAGGATGACAATGGCTGA
- the upp gene encoding uracil phosphoribosyltransferase: MSKFHVMNHPLIQHKLSIIRDKKTGTNEFREVVNEIANLMAFEVTRDMPLQDVEIETPMGKATTKKLAGKKVAVVPILRAGIGMVDGILELLPSARVGHVGMYRDETTFEPHEYFVKLPSDIKDREVLVVDPMLATGGSAIMAIDALKKRGAQNIKFVCLVAAPEGVQALEAAHPDVEIYAAALDDRLENGYIVPGLGDAGDRLFGTK; this comes from the coding sequence TTGAGTAAATTTCACGTAATGAATCATCCTTTGATTCAACATAAACTAAGTATCATTCGGGATAAGAAAACCGGAACCAATGAATTTCGGGAAGTTGTCAACGAAATCGCCAACCTGATGGCCTTTGAAGTGACTCGCGACATGCCCTTACAGGACGTGGAGATTGAAACACCAATGGGAAAGGCCACGACTAAGAAGCTCGCCGGCAAAAAGGTGGCAGTAGTGCCCATCTTGCGGGCCGGAATCGGAATGGTGGATGGAATTTTGGAACTGTTACCGAGTGCCCGGGTTGGTCACGTGGGGATGTATCGGGACGAAACCACCTTTGAACCCCATGAATACTTTGTGAAGTTGCCTTCAGACATTAAAGACCGGGAAGTTTTAGTGGTTGATCCAATGCTGGCAACGGGAGGCTCCGCCATCATGGCCATTGATGCCTTGAAGAAGCGGGGCGCCCAGAATATCAAGTTTGTGTGCCTGGTGGCTGCCCCAGAAGGGGTACAAGCCCTAGAAGCTGCCCACCCGGACGTTGAAATTTACGCAGCGGCCCTGGACGATCGCCTCGAAAATGGGTACATTGTTCCCGGACTTGGGGATGCCGGGGACCGGTTATTTGGAACTAAATAA
- the atpE gene encoding F0F1 ATP synthase subunit C, with protein sequence MGAIGAGIAIAGAAVGAGIGDGILISKMLEGMARQPELSNTLRTNMFIGVALIEVMPILAFVIAMLVINK encoded by the coding sequence ATGGGTGCAATTGGAGCTGGAATCGCGATCGCAGGTGCCGCAGTTGGGGCCGGGATCGGTGACGGAATTTTGATTTCGAAGATGCTAGAAGGAATGGCACGTCAGCCAGAATTAAGCAATACCTTACGGACGAACATGTTTATCGGGGTCGCTTTGATCGAAGTTATGCCCATCTTAGCCTTCGTGATTGCAATGTTGGTTATCAACAAGTAA
- a CDS encoding L-threonylcarbamoyladenylate synthase, which yields METKIFKPTEVGAAADLIRQGELVAFPTETVYGLGADATNVAAVEKVYKAKGRPSDNPLIVHVADQATVRQFVTTIQPAVQRLMDTFWPGPLTIILPLQPGSLAPQVTGGLTTAAFRNPRQAATLDLIKTAGVPLVGPSANTSGKPSPTTAQHVYHDLKGKIGGILDAGPTDLGVESTVIDMSTAQPAILRPGAVTRADLERVLGPIADSQKQVKPDEVPKAPGMKYTHYSPTAEVQIVDPEVDWETVVTWSQQQPAPVGILATDAVLNRYAWPQNVATYSLGTDIHSASHALFAGLRAFDLHPDITTILVEGFSPNGLGEAYMNRLNKAAGQHHFSTADLR from the coding sequence ATGGAAACTAAGATATTTAAACCAACGGAGGTGGGCGCGGCGGCGGACTTAATCCGGCAGGGCGAGTTGGTCGCTTTTCCCACGGAAACCGTTTATGGCTTAGGTGCCGACGCCACCAACGTGGCCGCCGTAGAAAAGGTGTACAAGGCGAAGGGGCGTCCGAGTGACAATCCCCTGATCGTCCACGTCGCAGATCAGGCCACGGTACGGCAGTTTGTCACCACCATTCAGCCGGCCGTGCAACGGTTGATGGATACCTTTTGGCCTGGTCCGTTAACCATTATTTTGCCGTTACAACCAGGAAGTTTGGCCCCCCAGGTAACCGGCGGCTTAACCACCGCTGCCTTTCGGAATCCGCGCCAAGCTGCGACCTTGGACTTGATTAAGACTGCAGGGGTTCCGTTAGTTGGACCCTCGGCCAACACGTCGGGGAAACCCAGTCCGACCACCGCGCAGCACGTTTATCATGACTTAAAGGGGAAGATTGGTGGCATTTTAGACGCTGGGCCAACGGACTTGGGGGTGGAGTCGACGGTGATTGACATGTCGACCGCACAGCCCGCCATCTTACGGCCAGGGGCAGTAACCCGGGCCGATTTGGAACGCGTGCTCGGGCCGATTGCGGACTCGCAGAAGCAGGTTAAACCAGATGAAGTTCCCAAGGCCCCGGGAATGAAATATACCCACTATTCGCCAACGGCAGAGGTGCAGATTGTGGATCCAGAGGTTGACTGGGAGACAGTTGTGACCTGGAGCCAGCAGCAACCAGCACCAGTGGGGATTTTAGCCACAGACGCCGTTCTAAACCGTTACGCTTGGCCGCAGAACGTTGCAACTTACAGTTTGGGGACGGACATTCATTCGGCCAGTCACGCTTTATTTGCCGGGTTACGGGCCTTTGACCTGCATCCAGACATCACGACCATCCTCGTGGAAGGTTTTTCCCCTAACGGACTGGGGGAAGCCTATATGAACCGGTTAAATAAGGCAGCGGGACAGCACCACTTTTCAACAGCAGACCTACGTTAG
- the prmC gene encoding peptide chain release factor N(5)-glutamine methyltransferase → MPKLNAQATPFEALQWASLRFKQLEIDPEDARYLLMEQLGWNQTELLVHYREPLAADQVHKFQANVERRAAGEPVQYIMGRAPFYGLTLTVTPDVLIPRPETEELVDWVLKDHGMRPLRVLDVGTGSGAIAIAIKQARPAWTVVASDISPAALQVARQNAQAQRTAIEFVASDLLEAVPQTPFDIVISNPPYIASSEVDVMDATVVNYEPKTALFADHQGLELYERLAATVGPYLTTHASVYLEIGYQQGPAVFAIWHQQFPTAQLQVRKDLAGHERMVRMQKGEIDKDGN, encoded by the coding sequence ATGCCGAAGCTTAATGCCCAAGCGACCCCCTTTGAAGCCCTTCAGTGGGCTTCTTTGCGTTTTAAGCAGTTAGAAATTGACCCGGAAGACGCCCGGTACCTGTTAATGGAACAGTTGGGCTGGAACCAAACTGAACTTTTAGTGCACTACCGGGAACCGTTAGCGGCTGATCAAGTTCACAAGTTTCAAGCGAACGTGGAACGCCGGGCGGCCGGTGAACCGGTCCAATACATTATGGGACGGGCGCCGTTCTACGGCTTAACGCTCACGGTCACACCCGATGTGTTGATCCCGCGCCCAGAAACCGAAGAACTGGTTGACTGGGTACTTAAAGACCATGGGATGCGACCCTTACGGGTGTTAGACGTGGGTACGGGTAGTGGCGCAATTGCAATTGCGATAAAACAGGCCCGCCCCGCCTGGACGGTGGTGGCAAGTGATATTTCTCCCGCTGCCCTGCAGGTTGCCCGGCAGAATGCGCAGGCGCAGAGGACAGCGATTGAGTTTGTTGCTAGTGACTTACTAGAAGCGGTTCCCCAGACGCCCTTTGATATTGTGATTTCCAACCCACCTTACATTGCCAGTTCGGAAGTAGATGTAATGGATGCCACCGTTGTCAATTATGAGCCGAAAACGGCCTTATTCGCTGACCATCAGGGTTTAGAATTGTACGAACGACTGGCTGCGACGGTGGGACCTTATCTAACCACGCACGCAAGCGTGTACTTAGAGATTGGTTATCAGCAGGGACCAGCGGTGTTCGCAATTTGGCACCAGCAGTTTCCGACGGCGCAGCTGCAGGTTCGCAAGGACTTAGCCGGTCACGAGCGGATGGTGCGGATGCAAAAAGGAGAGATAGATAAAGATGGAAACTAA
- the atpB gene encoding F0F1 ATP synthase subunit A has protein sequence MISGIIVAAIVFGFVYICSRRIQMKPTGKQNLLEYMIDFTNGIVKSTMPSGSTKDYGLWAFTLFYFILVANLLGLFLHIEVGGIVYVKSPTADPIVAMSFALMSMLIAQYSGVQKLGYKKHFETYLQPIPYLLPINLMEEFTNFLTLGIRVYGNIFAGELLAGLIAKMAFSHGIATLAISAPIEMAWMAFSVFIGCIQAYVFVTLSCVYISHKITLEE, from the coding sequence ATGATTTCTGGAATTATCGTTGCAGCAATTGTGTTTGGCTTTGTTTATATTTGCTCTCGGCGAATTCAAATGAAGCCCACGGGCAAGCAAAATTTATTGGAGTACATGATTGACTTTACGAACGGAATTGTGAAGTCAACGATGCCAAGTGGATCAACCAAGGATTATGGACTGTGGGCGTTTACGCTCTTCTATTTCATTTTGGTAGCAAACCTCTTGGGGTTGTTCCTCCACATCGAAGTGGGTGGAATTGTTTACGTGAAGAGTCCCACGGCCGATCCAATCGTTGCAATGTCGTTTGCGCTGATGTCAATGTTGATTGCACAGTACTCGGGGGTACAAAAGTTAGGTTATAAAAAGCACTTTGAAACCTACCTACAACCCATTCCTTACTTGTTACCGATCAACTTGATGGAAGAGTTTACTAATTTCTTAACCCTTGGAATTCGGGTGTACGGTAATATTTTTGCTGGTGAACTGCTGGCAGGTTTGATTGCGAAAATGGCATTTTCGCATGGGATTGCAACCCTTGCTATTTCGGCACCAATTGAAATGGCATGGATGGCCTTCTCAGTATTTATTGGCTGTATTCAGGCCTACGTTTTTGTAACTTTATCATGTGTATATATTTCTCATAAAATTACGCTTGAGGAATAA
- the glyA gene encoding serine hydroxymethyltransferase yields MTENYQQADPKLWDAIHHEAERQADTIELIASENIVSKAVRAAQGSVLTNKYAEGYPGHRYYGGCQYVDIVENLAIERAKQLFGAEYANVQPHSGSQANEAAYAAFLQPGDVILGMDLNAGGHLTHGAQVSFSGQIYQAYAYGLDATTERLDFAAIQALAERVHPKLIVAGASAYSREIDWLAFRKIADEVGAYLMVDMAHIAGLVAAGLHPNPVGIADVVTTTTHKTLRGPRGGLILAQAKYQKQLNSAVFPRTQGGPLEHVIAGKAAAFYEDLQPEFTTYASQVIKNAQAMADEFQHSENIRVVSGGTDNHLLNIDLTQTELTGKDAQALLDSVHITTNKEALPNEQHSPFVTSGIRLGTPAITSRGFTEADARRVAQLITKTVTHPHDEQALTEVREAVQALCAAHPITR; encoded by the coding sequence ATGACGGAAAACTACCAACAAGCAGATCCCAAGTTATGGGACGCGATTCACCACGAAGCGGAACGCCAAGCAGATACGATTGAATTAATTGCGTCCGAAAACATTGTTTCAAAGGCCGTGCGGGCTGCCCAAGGCTCAGTGTTAACCAATAAATATGCCGAAGGATACCCGGGCCACCGCTATTATGGTGGGTGTCAGTACGTTGATATCGTGGAGAACCTGGCGATTGAGCGGGCAAAACAATTATTTGGCGCGGAATATGCCAACGTGCAACCCCACTCTGGCTCACAGGCCAACGAGGCGGCGTATGCGGCCTTTTTACAGCCTGGTGATGTCATTTTAGGAATGGACTTAAACGCTGGTGGACACTTGACCCACGGCGCTCAGGTTAGTTTTTCCGGACAAATTTATCAGGCTTATGCGTACGGATTAGACGCTACCACGGAACGCCTTGATTTTGCGGCGATTCAAGCACTAGCAGAACGGGTGCACCCTAAACTGATTGTGGCTGGTGCTTCAGCGTATAGTCGCGAGATTGATTGGCTCGCATTTCGTAAGATTGCGGACGAAGTGGGAGCCTACTTGATGGTTGACATGGCCCACATTGCTGGTTTAGTGGCCGCTGGCTTACACCCCAATCCAGTTGGAATTGCCGACGTGGTTACGACGACGACCCATAAAACCCTCCGGGGACCGCGGGGCGGTTTGATTTTGGCGCAAGCTAAGTACCAAAAGCAGCTGAATTCGGCGGTCTTTCCGCGCACCCAAGGCGGCCCCTTGGAACACGTGATTGCGGGGAAAGCCGCTGCATTTTATGAAGATTTGCAACCAGAATTTACGACGTATGCAAGTCAGGTAATTAAAAATGCTCAGGCGATGGCCGATGAATTTCAGCACTCCGAGAACATCCGAGTGGTATCTGGGGGCACCGATAACCACTTGTTAAACATTGATCTTACGCAGACTGAACTGACTGGTAAGGACGCCCAAGCCCTGTTAGATTCAGTGCACATTACGACCAACAAAGAGGCGTTGCCGAACGAACAACACAGCCCGTTTGTGACGAGTGGGATTCGCTTGGGAACGCCCGCCATCACGTCACGCGGGTTTACGGAAGCAGATGCGCGCAGGGTCGCCCAACTGATTACAAAGACGGTCACGCATCCTCATGACGAACAGGCGCTAACTGAAGTACGTGAGGCCGTGCAGGCATTATGTGCAGCTCACCCAATTACGCGGTAA
- a CDS encoding Mur ligase family protein, translated as MTLRSEIATLAGRSSYWFLHNFMGGGSSLPGKITTTLDPDVLKELGKNYEVIIVSGTNGKTLTTALIVQVLKEKYDHIVTNKTGSNMVQGITSTFLEAKRPAKGKKGIAVLEVDEANVKPIVSQITPKMFVLTNIFRDQLDRYGEIYTTYQKILDGIKLAPDAVVLANGDEPIFHSKELPNPQVYYGFANQPATGDLKAAPNTDGILCPVCQHLLHYHYLVYANLGDYFCPNCGFRRPDLRFKVTDVSERTPKASKFAIDGHQYEIGVGGTYNIYNALAAYAVGREVGIQPDQIRHAFENNQRLFGRQEEINVDGKDVSIILVKNPVGTNQVIDLLGTEPDPFSFVGLLNADYADGIDTSWIWDGEFERLPKMDIQQFETGGKRYKDITFRLKVAGVKPEQHTVQPDLGKVIEDIKQMPTDKVYILATYTAMMEMRSRLMKQGYIKGGN; from the coding sequence ATGACATTGAGAAGTGAGATTGCAACCCTCGCTGGCCGGTCCTCGTACTGGTTTTTGCATAACTTCATGGGAGGCGGAAGTTCGCTCCCTGGTAAAATCACTACCACCCTTGATCCGGATGTCTTAAAGGAACTAGGTAAAAATTACGAAGTCATCATTGTCAGTGGAACCAACGGAAAGACGTTGACCACGGCTTTAATTGTCCAAGTCTTAAAGGAAAAGTATGACCACATTGTAACCAACAAAACTGGTTCTAACATGGTTCAGGGAATTACTTCAACCTTTCTAGAAGCAAAACGCCCCGCCAAAGGGAAAAAGGGCATCGCCGTCTTAGAAGTAGATGAAGCCAACGTTAAACCAATTGTTAGCCAAATTACCCCCAAGATGTTTGTCCTCACCAACATTTTCCGGGATCAATTGGACCGGTACGGAGAAATTTACACGACCTACCAGAAAATTCTGGACGGAATTAAATTGGCTCCCGATGCGGTGGTCCTCGCTAACGGAGACGAACCGATTTTCCACTCCAAGGAACTCCCTAACCCGCAGGTTTACTACGGTTTTGCTAACCAACCTGCCACGGGTGACCTAAAGGCGGCCCCAAATACCGATGGGATTCTCTGTCCCGTTTGTCAACACCTCCTTCACTACCACTACTTGGTCTACGCGAACCTTGGCGATTATTTCTGCCCTAACTGTGGCTTCCGCCGTCCGGACCTCCGGTTTAAAGTAACGGACGTTTCAGAGCGCACGCCCAAAGCATCGAAATTTGCGATTGACGGTCATCAATACGAAATTGGGGTGGGTGGAACTTACAACATCTACAACGCCCTCGCCGCCTACGCGGTGGGTCGGGAAGTTGGAATTCAGCCCGACCAGATTCGCCATGCGTTTGAAAATAACCAACGCCTCTTTGGCCGCCAAGAAGAAATTAACGTTGACGGGAAAGACGTCAGCATTATCCTGGTCAAAAACCCCGTGGGCACCAACCAGGTAATCGATTTACTGGGAACGGAGCCGGATCCCTTCTCCTTTGTCGGGTTGTTAAACGCCGATTACGCTGATGGAATTGATACCAGTTGGATTTGGGACGGTGAATTTGAACGCTTACCAAAAATGGACATTCAACAGTTTGAAACCGGTGGGAAACGCTATAAAGACATTACCTTCCGGTTGAAAGTAGCCGGCGTCAAACCAGAACAACATACCGTACAACCTGATTTAGGCAAGGTGATCGAAGACATTAAACAGATGCCAACTGACAAGGTTTACATCTTAGCGACCTACACCGCCATGATGGAAATGCGGTCCCGGTTAATGAAACAAGGTTACATCAAGGGAGGAAACTAA
- the atpH gene encoding ATP synthase F1 subunit delta, with translation MSLTKQEVANRYAKALYATLEEQDQVAAGQTDLATIQSILTADSTLTTALASTALQPDQKEALLKPLLESVTTQPVKNLVQMMFDYGRISDLQAVIDKFKQIYNQKHGIVIASVTTAVPLAPEQRDHLAQTFANKVKANQVELQEHTNPALIGGVILQAENVVFDGSIKTKLDNLKRLLLQ, from the coding sequence ATGAGTCTAACTAAGCAGGAAGTTGCTAATCGGTACGCGAAGGCATTGTATGCGACCCTAGAAGAGCAGGATCAAGTTGCCGCCGGGCAAACTGACCTTGCCACCATTCAGAGCATTTTGACGGCTGATTCAACGCTAACCACGGCCCTCGCGTCGACGGCGTTGCAACCGGACCAAAAGGAAGCGTTGTTAAAACCGTTGCTTGAGAGTGTAACAACGCAACCGGTCAAAAACTTGGTGCAGATGATGTTTGATTATGGGCGCATTAGTGACTTACAAGCTGTAATTGATAAATTTAAGCAAATCTATAACCAAAAACACGGAATTGTGATTGCCAGCGTGACCACGGCGGTCCCACTGGCACCAGAACAACGCGACCATTTAGCGCAAACCTTTGCTAACAAGGTAAAGGCAAACCAAGTGGAATTGCAGGAACACACGAATCCAGCACTTATTGGTGGAGTAATTTTGCAAGCGGAGAACGTTGTGTTCGACGGGAGCATTAAAACCAAACTAGACAACTTGAAACGGTTATTACTGCAGTGA
- the prfA gene encoding peptide chain release factor 1 has protein sequence MDEIFDKLQSVSDRYDELNELISDPEVIADTKRFMKLSKEEGSLRETVETYHHYQDVSTALDDDQEMLQEKLDPDMTEMVKSEIGDLEKEKDQLEQQLKVLLIPKDPNDDKNIIMEIHGAAGGDEASLFAADLYNMYVKYAEMQGWKVEVIDEADTEVGGFKEIVLMITGNKVYSKLKYENGAHRVQRVPETESAGRVHTSTATVGVMPEEEDVDITIDPADIRTDVYRSSGAGGQHINKTSSAVRMTHLPTGIVVAMQDERSQQQNRAKAMTVLRARVYDYYKQQEEDEYNAQRKSAVGTGDRSERIRTYNFPQNRVTDHRIGLTLNKLDKVLAGDLDEIIDALIISDQAEKLEHLNDAEA, from the coding sequence ATGGACGAAATCTTTGATAAATTACAATCCGTTTCTGATCGTTACGACGAACTGAACGAATTGATCAGTGACCCAGAAGTGATTGCAGATACCAAGCGGTTTATGAAACTCTCTAAAGAAGAGGGTAGTTTACGCGAAACCGTAGAAACCTACCATCACTACCAGGATGTCAGTACGGCCCTTGATGACGATCAAGAAATGCTGCAAGAGAAACTGGATCCGGATATGACCGAGATGGTTAAAAGTGAGATTGGAGACCTGGAAAAGGAAAAGGACCAGCTAGAACAACAGCTTAAAGTGCTTTTGATTCCCAAGGATCCGAATGACGATAAGAACATCATCATGGAAATCCACGGAGCGGCTGGAGGCGACGAAGCCAGTTTGTTTGCGGCGGATTTGTACAATATGTATGTGAAGTACGCCGAGATGCAGGGCTGGAAGGTCGAAGTCATTGATGAAGCCGACACCGAAGTCGGAGGCTTTAAAGAAATTGTCCTGATGATTACCGGAAACAAGGTGTATTCAAAACTTAAGTATGAAAACGGGGCCCACCGGGTACAACGGGTGCCAGAAACCGAGTCAGCCGGGCGGGTGCACACCTCTACGGCGACGGTGGGAGTAATGCCCGAAGAAGAAGACGTTGACATTACAATCGATCCGGCCGACATTCGGACGGACGTGTACCGGTCATCTGGGGCCGGGGGTCAGCACATTAACAAGACCTCATCGGCCGTGCGGATGACCCACTTGCCAACCGGAATTGTGGTTGCAATGCAGGACGAACGATCGCAGCAACAAAACCGGGCGAAGGCCATGACGGTGCTCCGGGCACGGGTTTATGACTACTACAAGCAACAAGAAGAAGACGAGTATAACGCCCAACGAAAATCAGCGGTCGGAACCGGAGACCGGTCTGAACGGATCAGAACGTACAATTTCCCCCAAAACCGGGTGACAGACCATCGGATTGGGTTGACGCTCAACAAGCTGGATAAGGTTTTGGCTGGTGATTTGGATGAAATCATCGACGCCTTGATTATCTCTGATCAAGCGGAAAAGTTGGAGCATTTAAACGATGCCGAAGCTTAA
- a CDS encoding type 1 glutamine amidotransferase, producing MTMNLRVAHLYGDLMNTYGDIGNILTLRFYADQIGVTVTDQIISLEDDFKADDFDFAVFGGGQDFEQMVVAKDLPNKRDELIKFIEQNKPLIAVCGGYQMLGKYYVDASGRKLPGIHAMNHYTEQQHENRFIGDIEIQNEATGQKYHGFENHQGITFLGEDEHALGKVLKGYGNNGEDQTEGAVHKNTIGTYFHGPIMARNGNFSIHMMFEALQNKYPDYDFTELKTKVKPESY from the coding sequence ATGACCATGAACTTACGCGTGGCACACCTGTATGGTGACCTCATGAATACCTATGGTGACATTGGCAACATCCTCACGTTACGGTTTTATGCCGACCAAATTGGCGTAACGGTGACCGACCAAATCATTAGTCTTGAAGACGACTTTAAGGCCGATGACTTTGACTTCGCCGTCTTTGGGGGCGGGCAAGACTTTGAACAAATGGTCGTGGCCAAGGATTTACCCAATAAACGCGATGAATTAATCAAATTTATCGAACAGAATAAACCGCTAATTGCCGTTTGTGGTGGCTACCAAATGCTTGGTAAGTACTATGTGGACGCCAGTGGTCGTAAGCTACCGGGGATTCACGCCATGAACCACTACACCGAACAGCAACACGAAAACCGCTTTATCGGTGACATCGAGATTCAAAATGAAGCCACCGGCCAAAAGTACCACGGTTTTGAAAATCACCAGGGAATTACCTTCCTCGGTGAGGATGAACATGCCCTCGGTAAGGTTCTCAAAGGATACGGTAACAACGGTGAAGATCAAACCGAAGGGGCCGTGCACAAAAATACGATTGGAACCTACTTCCACGGCCCAATCATGGCCCGAAACGGCAACTTTTCCATCCACATGATGTTTGAAGCCCTACAAAATAAGTATCCTGATTATGACTTCACGGAATTGAAAACCAAGGTTAAACCAGAATCATACTAA
- the atpF gene encoding F0F1 ATP synthase subunit B, with amino-acid sequence MLVVGEAFNIGDALFYAVLFIILMWLIKVVAWKPVTKMMQDRSDKIANDIDTAEKSRNEALELAKKRQTELANSQAEASEIISKAQQTGDKRRESIISSANLDAKTIKENAAKDIEQQQRDALANSKNDVADLSIEIASKLIQKNLDANDQKTLIDSYIEGLDKYESN; translated from the coding sequence ATGTTAGTGGTTGGAGAAGCATTTAACATTGGGGATGCCTTATTCTACGCGGTTTTATTCATTATTCTCATGTGGCTCATCAAGGTGGTTGCCTGGAAGCCCGTCACGAAGATGATGCAGGACCGGTCGGATAAGATTGCCAATGACATTGATACGGCCGAAAAGTCGCGGAACGAAGCCTTGGAACTGGCGAAAAAACGGCAGACGGAGCTAGCTAATTCGCAAGCAGAAGCAAGCGAAATTATTAGTAAGGCGCAACAAACCGGGGATAAACGCCGCGAGTCGATTATTAGTAGTGCCAACTTGGATGCCAAAACCATTAAAGAGAATGCAGCCAAGGACATTGAACAACAACAACGCGATGCCCTGGCCAACTCAAAGAATGATGTAGCTGATTTATCTATTGAAATTGCTTCCAAGCTGATTCAAAAGAACTTAGACGCCAACGATCAAAAGACGTTAATTGATTCCTACATCGAAGGGTTGGATAAGTATGAGTCTAACTAA